A genomic window from Pantoea alhagi includes:
- the ytfE gene encoding iron-sulfur cluster repair protein YtfE: MSLRTTSLGELVIAIPGSTALFHKYHLDFCCGGKHTLEEMAAKRHLDIEQLETELQQLTQQESSEENWRNAPLADVIKHIIDRYHNVHRQQLPDLIMMAEKVERVHGEKPDCPRGLASTLQAVWQHLSDHMMKEERVLFPMIEQGMGAHAGNPIAVMEFEHNEAGEQLEIIKSLTNNLTPPDGACTTWRALYSGTDQFIKDLMQHIHLENNLLFPRALRGE; this comes from the coding sequence ATGTCGTTACGTACTACTTCTCTGGGCGAACTGGTTATTGCTATCCCGGGCTCAACCGCGCTGTTCCATAAATATCATCTCGATTTCTGCTGTGGCGGCAAACATACGCTGGAGGAGATGGCTGCCAAACGCCATCTGGATATTGAACAGCTTGAAACAGAATTACAGCAGTTGACGCAGCAGGAAAGCAGCGAAGAAAACTGGCGTAACGCGCCGCTTGCCGACGTGATTAAACATATTATTGACCGTTACCATAACGTGCATCGTCAGCAGCTGCCCGATCTGATTATGATGGCGGAAAAGGTTGAGCGCGTGCATGGCGAAAAACCAGACTGTCCGCGTGGGCTGGCCAGCACCCTGCAGGCGGTCTGGCAGCATCTCAGCGATCATATGATGAAAGAAGAACGTGTGCTGTTTCCCATGATTGAGCAGGGAATGGGCGCGCATGCCGGCAACCCCATCGCCGTGATGGAGTTTGAACATAATGAAGCGGGCGAACAGCTGGAAATTATTAAATCTCTGACCAATAACCTCACCCCGCCCGATGGGGCCTGCACCACCTGGCGCGCCCTGTATAGCGGCACAGACCAGTTTATTAAAGACCTGATGCAGCATATCCATCTGGAGAACAACCTGCTGTTTCCGCGAGCGCTGCGCGGCGAGTAA
- the infA gene encoding translation initiation factor IF-1 — translation MAKEDNIEMQGTVLDTLPNTMFRVELENGHVVTAHISGKMRKNYIRILTGDKVTVELTPYDLSKGRIVFRSR, via the coding sequence ATGGCCAAAGAAGACAATATTGAAATGCAGGGTACCGTACTTGATACGTTACCTAACACCATGTTCCGCGTGGAATTAGAAAACGGACACGTGGTTACCGCTCATATCTCCGGTAAAATGCGCAAAAACTACATCCGCATTCTGACGGGCGACAAAGTCACTGTTGAGCTGACCCCGTACGACCTGAGCAAAGGCCGCATTGTCTTCCGTAGTCGTTAA
- the trxB gene encoding thioredoxin-disulfide reductase → MGTAKHSKLLILGSGPAGYTAAVYAARANLNPVMITGLEKGGQLTTTTDVENWPGDPDDLTGPRLMERMHEHALKFNTEIIFDHIHTVDLQNRPFRLVGDSGEYTADALIIATGASARYLGLPSEEAFKGKGVSACATCDGFFYRKQKVAVVGGGNTAVEEALYLSNIASEVHLIHRRETFRAEKILINRLMEKVSSGNIVLHTHRELDEVLGDQMGVTGVRLRGTQNSETTEELDVAGLFIAIGHSPNTAIFAGQLELENGYIKVQSGLQGNATQTSIPGVFAAGDVMDHTYRQAITSAGTGCMAALDAERYLDGLVKNDK, encoded by the coding sequence ATGGGCACGGCCAAACACAGTAAATTGCTTATTCTGGGCTCTGGTCCGGCGGGCTATACCGCAGCCGTCTACGCTGCACGCGCTAACCTGAATCCGGTAATGATTACCGGCCTGGAAAAAGGCGGCCAGCTAACCACCACTACCGACGTTGAGAACTGGCCTGGCGATCCTGACGATCTAACTGGTCCGCGGTTAATGGAACGTATGCATGAGCATGCGTTGAAATTTAATACCGAGATCATCTTCGATCATATTCACACGGTTGATTTGCAAAACCGCCCGTTCCGTCTGGTTGGTGATAGCGGCGAATATACTGCCGATGCGCTAATCATCGCTACCGGCGCTTCTGCCCGTTATCTGGGCCTGCCTTCCGAAGAAGCGTTCAAGGGTAAAGGCGTCTCCGCCTGTGCGACCTGTGACGGATTCTTCTATCGTAAGCAGAAAGTTGCCGTAGTGGGCGGCGGCAATACCGCTGTTGAAGAAGCGCTGTATCTCTCTAATATCGCCTCTGAAGTTCACTTGATTCACCGTCGCGAGACTTTCCGCGCCGAGAAGATCTTGATCAATCGCCTGATGGAAAAAGTCAGCAGCGGCAATATCGTGCTGCACACCCATCGCGAGCTGGACGAAGTGCTGGGCGATCAAATGGGCGTAACCGGCGTGCGTCTGCGCGGCACGCAGAACAGCGAAACCACGGAAGAGCTGGATGTCGCGGGCCTGTTTATCGCTATCGGGCACAGCCCAAATACCGCTATTTTCGCCGGACAGCTGGAGCTGGAAAATGGCTATATTAAAGTGCAGTCAGGTTTGCAGGGCAACGCAACGCAGACCAGCATCCCAGGCGTTTTTGCTGCCGGCGATGTAATGGATCATACCTATCGTCAGGCAATTACCTCTGCCGGTACGGGCTGTATGGCGGCGCTGGATGCGGAACGTTATTTAGATGGTCTGGTTAAAAACGATAAGTAA
- the cydD gene encoding heme ABC transporter permease/ATP-binding protein CydD — translation MEKKRQQQLTRWLRQQRACARPWTTLSTLLGLASALLIIAQAWLLATLMHHLISEQQPRAQWLSTLFLLLLCFAVRALLSWLREQAGYRAGEQIRRALRKQVLDRLQQSGPAWIQEKPVGSWASLLLEQTEEMQDYYARYLPQMTLAVLIPGLILLVIFPVNWAAGLILLATAPLIPLFMALVGMGAADANRRNFLALARLSGDFLDRLRGLDTLRLFHRGAAETRAIAAASEDFRQRTMEVLRLAFLSSAVLEFFASVSIAIVAVYFGFSYLGELHFGHYGTSITLFAGFLALILAPEFFQPLRDLGTFYHAKAQAVGAADALHTFLSSQPEVTSAEDKPEFSPDRPLQIDASGLMIMAPNGTLLAGPLDFSLSPGRRVALVGQSGAGKSSLINALLGFLPYQGSLRINGYELRDLPRRDWHQLLAWVGQNPHLPERTVRENVLNGQRVSAARLQEILALAGVDEFLSRLPLGLEHEMGDQAVGLSVGQAQRIAVARALLKPRQLLLLDEPGASLDARSEQHVMRALLAASQQQTTLLVTHQLNELAQWDEIWVMRDGQIIQQGSWQQLTSQPGPFATLLTHRQGDIA, via the coding sequence ATGGAAAAGAAACGTCAACAACAACTTACTCGCTGGCTGCGCCAGCAGCGTGCCTGTGCCCGCCCCTGGACAACTCTTTCTACGCTGCTGGGCCTGGCAAGCGCCCTGTTGATCATCGCTCAGGCATGGTTGCTGGCCACCCTGATGCATCATTTGATTAGCGAACAGCAGCCGCGCGCGCAATGGCTTTCCACTCTATTTCTGTTGCTGCTCTGTTTCGCGGTACGCGCCTTGCTCAGTTGGCTTCGTGAACAGGCGGGCTATCGGGCGGGAGAACAGATACGACGTGCTCTGCGCAAACAGGTGCTTGACCGTCTACAGCAGTCAGGCCCCGCCTGGATACAGGAAAAGCCGGTCGGCAGCTGGGCCAGCCTACTGCTGGAGCAGACGGAAGAGATGCAGGACTATTATGCGCGTTATCTGCCGCAGATGACGTTAGCCGTGCTTATTCCCGGTCTGATCCTGCTGGTGATTTTTCCGGTGAACTGGGCCGCCGGACTGATTTTGTTGGCCACGGCTCCGCTCATTCCGCTGTTTATGGCGCTGGTGGGAATGGGGGCTGCCGATGCAAATCGGCGTAATTTTCTTGCGCTGGCGCGGCTTAGCGGTGATTTTCTCGATCGGCTGCGTGGCCTGGATACGCTGCGTCTGTTTCATCGCGGCGCGGCGGAAACGCGCGCCATTGCTGCCGCTTCCGAAGATTTTCGGCAGCGCACCATGGAAGTCCTCAGGCTGGCTTTTCTCTCTTCGGCAGTGCTGGAGTTTTTCGCTTCTGTCTCTATTGCCATTGTCGCCGTCTATTTTGGCTTCTCCTATTTAGGCGAGCTCCATTTTGGTCACTACGGTACCAGCATCACTCTGTTTGCCGGTTTTTTGGCCCTGATTCTGGCACCGGAATTTTTTCAGCCACTGCGCGATTTAGGCACGTTTTATCATGCCAAAGCTCAGGCGGTGGGTGCAGCCGATGCGCTACACACCTTCCTCTCCTCCCAACCGGAGGTAACGTCAGCCGAAGACAAACCTGAGTTTTCGCCCGATCGGCCGCTGCAAATCGACGCCAGCGGGCTGATGATTATGGCCCCGAACGGAACCTTACTGGCTGGCCCGCTCGATTTCTCTTTGTCGCCAGGCAGACGTGTGGCGCTGGTGGGTCAAAGCGGCGCGGGGAAAAGCTCGCTGATCAATGCGCTGCTGGGCTTCCTGCCTTATCAGGGTTCCTTACGGATTAACGGCTATGAGCTACGGGATCTTCCACGTCGCGACTGGCATCAGCTTCTGGCCTGGGTAGGTCAAAATCCTCATCTGCCGGAACGTACAGTTCGCGAGAATGTACTCAACGGTCAGAGAGTATCTGCGGCACGTTTACAGGAGATACTGGCGTTAGCTGGCGTCGATGAGTTTCTTTCCCGCCTGCCGCTGGGGCTGGAGCACGAGATGGGCGATCAGGCTGTAGGCCTGTCGGTAGGACAGGCGCAGCGGATTGCCGTAGCGCGGGCGCTGCTAAAACCTCGTCAGCTGTTATTGCTGGATGAACCGGGCGCCAGCCTGGACGCGCGTAGTGAGCAGCATGTGATGCGGGCGCTGTTGGCCGCATCACAGCAGCAAACTACCCTGTTGGTAACGCATCAGCTAAATGAGCTGGCGCAGTGGGATGAAATTTGGGTGATGCGCGATGGTCAAATTATTCAACAGGGTAGCTGGCAGCAGCTTACCAGCCAGCCGGGACCTTTTGCCACGCTGCTGACCCATCGTCAGGGGGATATAGCCTGA
- the cspD gene encoding cold shock-like protein CspD, with amino-acid sequence MEKGTVKWFNNAKGFGFICPIGGGDDIFAHYSSIQMEGYRTLKAGQQVQFDVHQGPKGNHASLIVPVEAVEGIHA; translated from the coding sequence ATGGAGAAGGGTACAGTTAAATGGTTCAACAATGCCAAAGGATTCGGCTTTATCTGCCCGATCGGCGGCGGCGATGATATCTTTGCCCATTATTCCTCAATCCAGATGGAGGGATACAGGACGCTCAAAGCCGGGCAACAGGTGCAGTTTGACGTTCATCAGGGACCGAAAGGCAATCATGCCAGCCTTATTGTTCCGGTGGAGGCGGTTGAAGGTATCCACGCCTGA
- the aat gene encoding leucyl/phenylalanyl-tRNA--protein transferase: MRLIQLSRESLNFPPPEMALREPNGLLAMGGDLSPARLLNAYYRGIFPWFSPGDPILWWSPDPRAVLIPDAFHCSRSMKRFHRRSPYRVTMNRAFAEVVEGCASDRNEGTWITPEVKRAWWRLYDLGHAHSIEVWCDQELVGGMYGLALGQLFCGESMFSRSENASKTALLVFCQHFAQHGGQLIDCQVLNPHTASLGATEIARTDYLLALSRLGNASVNEACWCTDTLFVPDPMFYTQR, from the coding sequence ATGCGACTGATTCAGTTATCACGTGAATCGCTTAACTTTCCGCCGCCGGAAATGGCGCTGCGTGAACCAAATGGCCTGCTGGCTATGGGCGGCGACCTTAGCCCTGCACGTTTACTCAATGCCTACTACCGGGGGATTTTCCCCTGGTTTTCGCCGGGCGATCCTATTTTATGGTGGTCGCCCGATCCGCGTGCGGTATTAATCCCGGATGCGTTTCATTGCAGCCGCAGCATGAAGCGTTTTCACCGACGCTCGCCCTATCGCGTCACCATGAACCGCGCGTTTGCTGAGGTAGTTGAAGGTTGCGCCAGCGATCGTAACGAGGGAACCTGGATCACGCCAGAGGTAAAACGCGCCTGGTGGCGTCTGTACGATCTGGGCCATGCACACTCGATCGAAGTCTGGTGCGATCAGGAACTGGTCGGCGGAATGTATGGCCTGGCTCTGGGACAGCTCTTTTGCGGCGAGTCGATGTTTAGCCGCAGTGAAAACGCATCAAAAACCGCGCTGCTGGTATTTTGCCAACATTTTGCCCAGCATGGCGGCCAGCTGATCGATTGCCAGGTATTAAATCCGCATACTGCATCGCTTGGGGCTACAGAGATTGCACGTACCGATTATTTGCTGGCGCTGAGTCGCCTGGGGAATGCGTCGGTAAACGAAGCCTGCTGGTGTACAGATACGCTTTTTGTCCCCGATCCGATGTTTTACACGCAACGGTGA
- a CDS encoding lysine exporter LysO family protein encodes MYSGLLIILLPLVIGYLLPLKSPALQRLVNHLLSWMVYVILFFMGISLAFLDNLAANLLAILRIASVSVIAILACNLIALRLLEKRRPWHHHHQQQQTLPSRLHMALESLKLLGVVVLGFLLGLSGWAFLHHAAQASEYALLLLLFLVGLQLRGSGMTLRQIVLNRRGMMVAVVVCISAFAGGILAALLLGLPVTTGLALASGYGWYSLSGILMTENFGPVIGSAAFFNDLLRELLAIMLIPLLIRQHRSSALGLCGATSMDFTLPVLQRAGGVEIVPAAIVHGFVLSLAAPVLIALFSA; translated from the coding sequence ATGTATTCAGGACTGCTGATTATTCTTTTGCCGCTGGTTATTGGCTATTTGTTACCGCTTAAATCCCCCGCCCTGCAACGCCTGGTTAACCACCTGCTGAGTTGGATGGTCTACGTTATTCTGTTTTTTATGGGCATCAGCCTGGCGTTTTTAGATAATCTGGCTGCTAACCTGCTGGCTATTTTACGTATCGCCAGCGTCAGCGTGATAGCTATTTTGGCCTGTAATCTGATCGCGCTGCGCCTGCTGGAAAAGCGTCGTCCCTGGCACCATCATCATCAGCAGCAGCAGACGCTGCCTTCGCGCCTTCACATGGCGCTGGAATCGCTGAAACTGCTGGGCGTTGTGGTGTTGGGCTTCCTGCTGGGTCTGTCCGGCTGGGCATTTTTACATCATGCCGCTCAGGCAAGTGAATATGCGCTGTTGCTGTTGCTGTTTCTGGTTGGTCTGCAACTACGCGGCAGCGGCATGACGCTACGGCAAATTGTGCTGAACCGGCGCGGGATGATGGTCGCAGTAGTGGTCTGCATAAGCGCGTTTGCTGGCGGTATACTGGCAGCGCTGTTGCTCGGCCTACCCGTAACAACCGGCCTGGCGCTGGCCAGCGGCTACGGTTGGTATTCGCTTTCTGGCATTTTAATGACGGAAAACTTCGGACCGGTTATCGGCAGCGCGGCGTTTTTTAACGATCTGCTGCGCGAACTGCTGGCAATAATGCTGATCCCGCTGCTGATCCGTCAGCATCGTTCCAGCGCGCTGGGGCTGTGCGGCGCAACCTCTATGGACTTCACCCTTCCCGTTTTGCAGCGTGCCGGCGGGGTTGAAATTGTGCCCGCAGCAATTGTACACGGCTTTGTCCTTAGCCTGGCTGCGCCAGTGCTGATCGCCCTTTTCTCTGCATAA
- the clpA gene encoding ATP-dependent Clp protease ATP-binding subunit ClpA, translated as MLNQELELSLNMAFARAREHRHEFMTVEHLLLALLSNPSAREALEACTVDIVALRQELEAFIEQTTPVLPVTEEERDTQPTLSFQRVLQRAVFHVQSSGRSEVSGANVLVAIFSEQESQAAYLLRKHEVSRLDVVNFISHGTRKDEPGQAQGPENQINEEQAGGEERMENFTTNLNQLARVGGIDPLIGRDKELERTVQVLCRRRKNNPLLVGESGVGKTAIAEGLAWRIVQGDVPEIIKDCTIYSLDIGSLLAGTKYRGDFEKRFKALLKQLEQDESSILFIDEIHTIIGAGAASGGQVDAANLIKPLLSSGRIRVMGSTTYQEFSNIFEKDRALARRFQKIDVTEPSVDETVQILNGLKPKYEAHHDVRYTAKAVRAAVELAVKYINDRHLPDKAIDVIDEAGARSRLMPVSKRKKTVNVADIESVVARIARIPEKSVSATDRDTLKSLGERLKMLVFGQDKAIEALTEAIKMSRAGLGHERKPVGSFLFAGPTGVGKTEVTVQLAKALGIELLRFDMSEYMERHTVSRLIGAPPGYVGFDQGGLLTDAVIKHPHAVVLLDEIEKAHPDVFNLLLQVMDNGMLTDNNGRKADFRNVVLVMTTNAGVRETERKSIGLIHQDNSTDAMEEIKKIFTPEFRNRLDNIIWFDHLSAEVIHQVVDKFIVELQAQLDAKGVSLEVSDEAREWLAEKGYDKAMGARPMARTVQENLKKPLANELLFGSLVDGGSVSVTLDKEKNQLAYHFVSAEKRKTEGSVQ; from the coding sequence ATGCTCAATCAAGAACTGGAACTCAGTTTAAACATGGCTTTCGCCAGAGCGCGTGAGCACCGTCATGAATTTATGACCGTCGAGCATCTGTTGCTGGCTTTGCTCAGCAACCCGTCGGCCAGAGAGGCACTGGAAGCCTGTACGGTGGATATAGTGGCTCTGCGCCAGGAGCTCGAAGCCTTCATCGAACAAACCACGCCGGTATTGCCGGTAACGGAAGAAGAGCGCGATACGCAACCGACGCTCAGCTTTCAACGTGTGTTGCAGCGTGCGGTTTTCCACGTTCAGTCGTCCGGACGCAGCGAAGTCTCGGGCGCAAACGTGCTGGTGGCCATTTTTAGCGAGCAGGAGTCACAGGCGGCCTATCTGCTGCGCAAACATGAAGTCAGCCGTCTTGATGTGGTGAACTTTATTTCCCACGGGACGCGTAAAGATGAACCGGGCCAGGCGCAGGGGCCGGAGAATCAGATCAATGAAGAGCAAGCAGGCGGGGAGGAACGTATGGAAAACTTCACCACCAATCTTAACCAGCTTGCTCGCGTTGGCGGTATCGATCCGCTGATCGGCCGCGACAAGGAGCTGGAGCGTACTGTTCAGGTGCTCTGCCGTCGTCGGAAAAATAACCCGCTGCTGGTGGGCGAGTCGGGGGTGGGTAAAACCGCTATCGCTGAAGGTCTCGCCTGGCGCATCGTGCAGGGTGACGTGCCGGAAATCATCAAAGACTGCACCATTTATTCTCTGGATATTGGTTCGTTGCTGGCCGGAACGAAATACCGCGGTGATTTTGAAAAACGCTTTAAGGCGCTGCTCAAACAGCTGGAACAGGATGAAAGCAGTATTCTGTTTATCGATGAGATCCATACTATCATCGGCGCAGGTGCGGCTTCCGGCGGCCAGGTTGATGCGGCGAATTTGATCAAACCGTTGCTGTCGAGCGGACGGATCCGCGTGATGGGTTCTACAACCTATCAAGAATTCAGCAATATCTTTGAGAAAGATCGTGCGCTGGCGCGTCGTTTCCAGAAAATTGACGTTACCGAGCCGAGCGTGGATGAAACGGTGCAGATCCTTAACGGTCTGAAACCGAAGTATGAAGCGCATCACGATGTCCGTTACACTGCGAAAGCGGTACGTGCCGCCGTTGAGCTGGCCGTGAAATATATCAACGATCGTCACCTGCCGGATAAGGCAATTGATGTTATTGATGAAGCTGGCGCACGCAGCCGACTGATGCCGGTCAGCAAGCGTAAGAAAACCGTTAATGTGGCGGATATCGAGTCGGTAGTGGCGCGTATTGCCCGCATCCCGGAGAAAAGCGTTTCTGCAACCGATCGCGATACGCTGAAAAGCCTTGGCGAGCGGCTGAAAATGCTGGTGTTTGGTCAGGATAAAGCGATTGAAGCATTAACCGAGGCGATCAAAATGAGTCGCGCCGGGTTGGGACATGAGCGTAAACCGGTGGGTTCATTCCTGTTTGCCGGCCCTACCGGGGTAGGTAAAACCGAAGTGACGGTGCAGCTGGCGAAGGCGCTGGGCATTGAGCTGCTGCGTTTTGATATGTCCGAATATATGGAACGTCATACCGTAAGCCGCCTGATCGGTGCGCCTCCGGGCTACGTTGGCTTTGATCAGGGTGGTTTGCTGACCGATGCGGTGATCAAGCATCCTCATGCCGTGGTGCTGTTGGATGAAATTGAGAAAGCGCATCCGGATGTCTTTAATCTGCTGCTGCAGGTAATGGACAACGGAATGCTGACCGATAACAATGGCCGCAAAGCGGATTTCCGCAACGTGGTTCTGGTTATGACCACCAACGCTGGCGTGCGTGAAACCGAGCGTAAATCCATTGGTCTTATCCATCAGGATAACAGTACCGATGCGATGGAAGAGATTAAAAAGATCTTTACGCCAGAGTTCCGTAACCGCCTTGATAACATTATCTGGTTTGATCACCTTTCTGCTGAAGTTATTCATCAGGTGGTGGACAAGTTCATCGTGGAACTGCAGGCCCAGCTGGACGCCAAAGGCGTTTCACTGGAAGTCAGCGACGAAGCGCGTGAATGGCTGGCAGAGAAAGGTTATGACAAAGCGATGGGTGCACGTCCAATGGCGCGTACCGTGCAGGAAAACCTGAAGAAACCATTAGCTAACGAACTGCTGTTTGGTTCACTGGTGGATGGCGGATCGGTATCGGTCACGCTGGATAAAGAGAAAAATCAGCTGGCTTACCATTTCGTTAGCGCTGAGAAGCGCAAAACGGAAGGTTCAGTGCAATAA
- the cydC gene encoding heme ABC transporter ATP-binding protein/permease CydC — protein MAKLQPFLRLYRRHCWRLLLGALLAIVTLLASTGLLTLSGWFLAASSLAGTVGLYSFNYMLPAAGVRGAAIIRTVARYFERLVSHDGTFRVLQHLRVFTFRRLMPLSPAGLTHLRQGDLLNRFVADVDTLDHLYLRIISPLCGALVVIIVVTLGLCWLDVSLALTLGAIMLLTLLLLPPLFYRAGRPAGEIITAERARYRLQLTHWLQAQAELSLYGSVEAWREQLNLVEQRWQQAQRRQASLTGLSQALLLLISGAAVTLLLWLSAGGVGDWPQPGALIALLVFCTLAAFEALAPVGMAFQHLGQVFASAERISQIIDRSPAVEFPSEQHDDLSAPGSLALEQVTFSYPDALSPALQRLSLRVNAGETIALLGPTGCGKSTLLQLLTRAWDAQQGEIWLQGLPLRQWSEPALRAAVSVVSQRVHLFNQTLRDNLLLAAPESSDRALCTILEQVGLEKLLDGEGLNAWLGEGGRQLSGGELRRLAIARALLHNGPIMLLDEPTEGLDAETERHILALLAQVTADKTVIMVTHRLQGLDKVDRIYVMDQGEIIEQGTHAELIAKGGRYWHFQQRFTL, from the coding sequence ATGGCGAAACTACAACCTTTTCTGCGGCTCTATCGCCGTCATTGCTGGCGTCTGCTGTTAGGGGCGTTATTAGCCATCGTAACGTTATTGGCCAGCACGGGACTGCTCACGCTTTCAGGATGGTTTCTGGCGGCTTCATCGCTGGCAGGTACGGTAGGGCTTTACAGCTTTAACTATATGCTGCCCGCTGCGGGCGTACGCGGCGCGGCTATCATCCGCACCGTTGCGCGCTATTTTGAACGTCTGGTCAGCCATGACGGGACATTTCGCGTGCTGCAACATCTGCGTGTTTTTACTTTTCGTCGTCTGATGCCGCTATCGCCCGCAGGGCTTACCCACCTGCGCCAGGGCGATTTGCTTAACCGCTTTGTTGCCGATGTCGATACGCTCGATCATCTCTATCTCAGGATAATTTCGCCACTCTGCGGCGCGCTGGTAGTGATTATCGTGGTGACGCTGGGGTTATGCTGGCTGGATGTCTCGCTGGCGCTGACATTGGGTGCCATTATGCTGCTGACCCTGCTGCTGCTGCCGCCGCTGTTTTATCGCGCCGGACGTCCCGCCGGCGAGATCATTACCGCCGAGCGTGCGCGTTATCGCCTGCAGCTGACTCACTGGCTGCAGGCGCAGGCAGAGCTTTCACTGTATGGCAGCGTTGAAGCCTGGCGCGAGCAGCTGAATTTAGTAGAACAGCGTTGGCAACAGGCGCAGCGCAGGCAGGCCAGCCTGACCGGCCTGTCGCAGGCGCTGCTGCTGCTGATCAGCGGCGCGGCGGTAACGCTGTTACTCTGGCTCAGCGCTGGCGGCGTAGGCGACTGGCCGCAGCCTGGCGCCTTGATTGCTCTGCTGGTTTTCTGCACTCTGGCGGCGTTCGAAGCGTTAGCACCGGTTGGCATGGCCTTCCAACATCTTGGACAGGTTTTTGCCTCTGCTGAGCGTATCAGCCAGATTATCGATCGCTCGCCCGCCGTGGAATTCCCCTCTGAGCAACACGATGATCTTTCTGCGCCTGGCTCGCTGGCGTTAGAACAGGTTACCTTCTCATATCCGGATGCGCTTTCCCCTGCCCTGCAGCGCCTGTCGCTCCGGGTTAACGCCGGTGAAACCATTGCGCTGCTCGGCCCTACCGGCTGCGGCAAAAGCACGCTGCTACAGCTGTTAACGCGGGCATGGGATGCGCAGCAGGGTGAGATTTGGCTACAGGGCCTCCCGCTACGTCAGTGGAGCGAACCAGCTTTACGCGCTGCTGTTAGCGTGGTTAGTCAGCGGGTTCATCTGTTTAACCAGACATTGCGCGATAACTTATTACTGGCTGCGCCGGAGAGCAGCGATCGGGCTCTGTGCACCATACTGGAACAGGTGGGTCTGGAAAAGCTGCTGGACGGCGAAGGGTTAAACGCCTGGCTGGGCGAAGGTGGTCGACAGCTTTCCGGCGGTGAATTACGTCGTCTGGCTATTGCACGGGCGCTCCTGCACAATGGGCCAATAATGTTGCTTGATGAACCCACCGAAGGTCTGGATGCGGAAACAGAACGGCATATTCTTGCCCTGCTGGCTCAGGTTACCGCTGACAAAACGGTGATAATGGTTACCCATCGCCTGCAGGGACTGGATAAGGTCGATCGGATTTACGTTATGGATCAGGGTGAAATCATTGAGCAGGGAACGCATGCGGAATTAATTGCAAAAGGCGGACGCTACTGGCATTTTCAGCAGCGGTTTACGCTATAG
- the clpS gene encoding ATP-dependent Clp protease adapter ClpS: MGNTNDWLNFEHLAEEKLREGLKPPSMYKVILNNDDYTPMEFVIDVLQKFFSYDIERATQLMLRVHYQGKAICGVFTAEVAETKVALVNRYAKEHEHPLLCTLEKA, encoded by the coding sequence ATGGGAAACACTAACGACTGGCTTAACTTTGAACATCTTGCAGAAGAGAAACTGCGCGAAGGTCTCAAGCCGCCTTCGATGTATAAAGTTATACTCAACAATGACGATTACACTCCTATGGAATTTGTTATTGACGTTCTGCAAAAGTTCTTTTCTTATGATATTGAGCGTGCAACGCAACTGATGCTCAGAGTGCATTATCAGGGCAAAGCGATTTGCGGCGTGTTTACTGCCGAAGTGGCGGAAACCAAAGTGGCGCTGGTAAACCGCTATGCTAAAGAGCATGAGCATCCGTTGCTGTGTACGCTGGAAAAAGCCTGA